The Papaver somniferum cultivar HN1 chromosome 3, ASM357369v1, whole genome shotgun sequence genome includes a region encoding these proteins:
- the LOC113355303 gene encoding probable glutathione peroxidase 5, producing the protein MGASSSSFLEESVYDFTVKDKTGNDVDLSIYKGKVLLFVNVASNCGLTDVNYTQLSEIYTKYKDQGLEVLAFPCNQFLKQEPKSAQEVEQFVCTRFKAEFPVFQKVRVNGTTAAPVFKFLKSKSSGSLGSRVKWNFTKFLVDREGRVIGRYAPTTPPFAFEKDIQNALESKPN; encoded by the exons ATGGGTGCTTCAAGTTCCAGTTTTTTAGAAGAATCTGTGTATGATTTCACTGTTAAG GATAAAACGGGTAATGATGTTGATCTTAGCATCTACAAAGGAAAAGTTCTTCTCTTTGTTAATGTTGCTTCCAATTG TGGGTTAACAGATGTGAATTACACACAGTTATCAGAGATTTACACcaaatacaaagatcaag GTCTTGAGGTATTGGCATTTCCATGCAATCAATTTCTGAAGCAAGAACCAAAATCAGCTCAAGAAGTTGAGCAGTTTGTATGTACAAGGTTCAAGGCTGAGTTTCCTGTATTTCAAAAG GTTCGCGTGAATGGTACGACCGCAGCACCTGTTTTCAAGTTTCTGAAATCGAAGTCATCTGGGAGTCTAGGATCGAGGGTCAAATGGAACTTCACCAAGTTTCTGGTTGATAGGGAAGGCCGTGTCATTGGCCGTTATGCGCCAACAACACCCCCATTTGCGTTCGAG AAAGACATTCAAAATGCACTGGAGTCGAAACCAAACTAA